DNA from Mycobacterium sp. SMC-8:
GTGGCCGAGAGTGTGCAGGCGATGGGTCTGCGCTACTCCACGGTGACCGGTGTGGCCCGCGACGACCTGCCCGACGGTGGCGCATGGCTCTACGCCGAAACGGTCCGTCAGATCAAGGCGCTGAACCCGAACACCGGTGTGGAGTTGTTGATCCCGGACTTCAACGCAGATCCGGGCCAACTGGACCAGGTCTTCGAGTCGCGGCCGGAGGTGCTGGCGCACAACGTCGAAACCGTCCCCCGCATCTTCAAGCGGATCCGGCCCGGGTTCCGTTATGAACGCAGCCTGTCGGTGCTGACGATGGCGCGCGACTACGGACTGGTCACCAAGAGCAACCTGATCCTCGGCATGGGTGAGACCCCTGAGGAGGTGCGCGCGGCCCTGGGCGACCTGCACGAGGCGGGGTGCGACATCGTCACGATCACTCAGTACCTGCGCCCGTCCGCACGCCACCACCCGGTGGAACGCTGGGTCCATCCCGACGAGTTCGTCGAGCACGAGCGCTACGCCACCGAGCTCGGCTTCGCCGGCGTGCTGGCCGGACCGCTGGTGCGTTCGTCCTACCGGGCCGGGAAGTTGTATGCGCAGACGGTCGCGTCGCGACCGCCCGTATCCTGAAGCAATGGCGAAATCGCGTAACCCGGCCGAGGCGAAGGCCGCCAAGGCAGAGGCGAAGGCTGCCCGCAAGGCGGCGTCCAACCAGCGGCGCAGCCAGCTGTGGCAGGCGTTCCAGATGCAGCGCAAAGAGGACAAGCGGCTGCTGCCGTACATGATCGGCGCGTTCGTGCTGATCGTCGGCGCCTCGGTGGCGACCGGTGTGTACGCCGGCGGGTTCACGATGTTCATGCTGATCCCGCTGGGCATCGTGCTCGGCGCGCTGGTGGCCTTCATCATCTTCGGCCGGCGCGCCCAGAAGGCGGTGTACCGCAAGGCCGAGGGGCAGACCGGTGCGGCCGCGTGGGCGTTGGACAATCTGCGCGGCAAGTGGCGCGTCACTCCCGGCGTCGCCGCGACCGGCCACTTCGACGCCGTACACCGGGTCATCGGCCGTCCCGGTGTGATCTTCGTCGGAGAAGGCGCCGCCAACCGGGTCAGGCCGCTGCTGGCCCAGGAGAAAAAGCGCACCGCCCGTCTGGTCGGTGACGTGCCGATCTACGACGTGATCATCGGCAACGGTGAGGGCGAGGTTCCGCTGGCAAAGCTGGAACGCCACCTCAACAAGTTGCCGGCGAACATCACCGTCAAGCAGATGGACTCCCTGGAATCCCGCCTGGCAGCACTGGGCACCAAGGTGGGACCGGCCGCGATGCCCAAGGGCCCGTTGCCGGCGCAGGCCAAGATGCGCGGCGTGCAGCGCACCGTGCGCCGGCGCTGACCACCGGCGCGCCGCGCCTGCTCTGACCCTTGGCGCACGTACGTTCGCGATATGTGCACCGCGTGCGAATGGGGTCCGCATTTCGCGGCTTTCGGGCGACGGGGGTCCCTGACACGCCGGACCGTGCTGCGGGCCGCAGCCGTGACGGCCGTCGTCGCGACGGCATCGGCATGCGCCACCGAGTCGACTCCCCTCCCGCAGTCCACCACGGCCGACGGCGCCGACCCGGACTTCGTCTTCCACAACGGCCGCGTCTACACGGTGACCGAGGCGGCGCCGTGGGCCGAGGCCGTCGCGGTCACCGGTGACACCATCACCTATGTCGGCGACGCGGCCGGGGCGATGGCGCTGGTCGGTCCGGACACTCAGGTCGTCGACCTCGACGGCAAGCTGCTGATGCCGGGTTTCGTCGAGGGGCACATCCACCCGATCCTCGGCGCGTTCCTGTCCACCGGCGTCGATCTCCAGGTGCCGACCGCACAGGACGCACTCGATGCGATCGCGGCCTACGCCAGCGCCAACCCGGGCGGTCCGGTACGCGGATTCGGCTGGCGCGTGGACATGTTCGGCCCTGACGGGCCGACCCGGGCCCAACTCGACCGGGTGCTGCCCGACCGACCCGGGTTCTTCTTCGCGATCGACGGTCACAGCATGTGGGCCAACAGCAGGGCCCTGGAGTTGGCCGGCGTCAGCCGCGACTCGCCCGACCCGATCCCCGGATTCAGCTACTACGTGCGCGACGAGGACGGCGAGCTCACCGGTTATGTGCTCGAAGTGGACGCGGTGCTCGGCCTGGTCAACGCGATCGAGCCCATCTCCGCCGAGACGATGGGCCGGCTGCTCGAACAGTGGCTGCCGAAAGCATCCGAAGCGGGCATCACGTCGGTGTTCGACGCGGGCGTCCCGCCGATCGGCGGCGACCAGAGCGCACTGATCGAGCTCTACACCGACGCCGCGCGCCGCGGCGCGCTGCCGTTGCGCGTGGTGGCCTCCTACAGCGTGAAGTCACCGCCGTTCGACGACGCCGTCGCCCGGCTGACCGACATCCGCAACCGCGTCTCCACCGACCTCGTCGACGTCGGGGTGGTCAAGATCGTCGGCGACGGAACGCAGGGCGGTTACACGGCCTGGCTGCTGGAACCCTATGCCGACCGGCCGGAATCGATCGGCGGCTCCCCGTTCACCGAGCAGCAGTGGCGGCAGCTGGTGCAGCAGGTGGATGCGGCCGGTCTCGACATCCACGTGCACGCCTGCGGTGAACGCACCGCACGCACGGCACTGGACTCGATCGAGGCCGCGGTCAAGACGAACCCGCCGCGGGATCGTCGGCACACGGTCGCCCATCTGGTCTACCTGGAAGACCCGGACGCACGACGCTTCGGTGAGCTCGGTGTGGTCGCCCAGTTCTCCGCCAACTGGCTGTCCGCCGATCCCGACACGGTGCAGAACATGGCCGCGCGGTACGGGAAGCCCCGTGGGGACAACTTGTACCGGGTGCAGGACGTCCTACGAACCGGCGGCCCGGTGTCGCTGGGCACCGACTGGCCGGCGGCCGGGTACTTCTCGACGTACAAGCCGCTGGACTCCATCCAGATCGGGGTGACGCGACAGTTGATCGGCGATCCCGACGCTGAGGTGCTCGCACCGGCCGATCAGAGGATGACGGTCGAACAGGCGGTGCATGCCAACACCCTCGGCGCGGCCTATCAGCTTCGCCTCGACGACAAGGTCGGCTCCGTCGAGGTCGGCAAGCTGGCTGATCTGATCGTGTTGGACCGCAACATCTTCGAGGTCGACCCTCGTCAGATCAGTGGCGCAACGGTGACGATGACGATGATGAACGGGCAGATCCGCCATCAGGCTTAGCCTGGATACACCGATTAGGTAGCGGCGCGGAGTGGGTTGTAACGCCGAAATGCCCTGTCGTGGTGAAAGAATGAGATTTCTCTAAGATCACATTCGGCCACAACGAAGGGCATCTCGTAGATGCAACTATCTCACACCCGGCCCGTAGCCTCAGCAGTCTTCGATGACCCGAATCTGGTGTCGTGCGCCGGGCTGGTCCCGATGGCCGCCTTGGCCGGCCAGTGCGGCCTGGCCGCACTGGCGGATGAGCATCTCAGCGTCCCGACCGACAAGGGCTCCAACAGTGGCGCGAAAGTCGCCTGCCTGGTCGCAGGCATGGTGGCCGGAGCCGACAGCATCGATGACATGGCCTTATTGCGGCACGGGGCGATGGGCACCGTGTTCGACCGCCCGTATGCACCCTCGACCTTGGGGTCGTTCCTGCGCGCATTCACCTTCGGGCATGTCCGCCAACTCGACGCGGTGGCCTCCCGGTTCCTGGCGGGCCTGCATGCCCGCACCCCGCTGCTGGCCGGGATCGACGGCCCGATCCTGGTCGATCTGGACGACACCATCATCGAAGTCCACGGCTATGCCAAACAAGGATCCGGATACGGCTACACCCGGGTCCGCGGGCTCAACGCGTTGATCGCCACGCTCACCACTACCGCCGGTGCGCCGGTGATCACCGGTGCCCGTCTGCGCAAAGGATCGTGCGGCTCACCACGGGGAGCCAAGCGGATCATCGCCGACACCCTGGCCACCGTGAACCGTCTGCGCAGCCCCGAAGCCACCGGCAAGCCGCTGCTGCGAGCCGATTCAGCCTTCTACGGCCATCCCACCGTCGCTGCAGCACTGCGCGGCGGCGCTGAGGTATCGATCACGGTGCGGATGGACACCAAAGTCAAAACCGCGATCGCCCAGATCCCCGACGACGCGTGGACACCGATGCCATATACGACGAACCCACCAAGCGATGGATCTCCCGCGCCGAGGTCGCCGAGATCGGATTCACCGCGTTCAGTTCCAAGAAAGCCAGCCAGCAGGTGCCCGGCCGGTTGGTGGTGCGCCGCATCCCCGACCTCAACACCACCGGCAGTGACGGGCAGCAGACCTTGTTCGACACCTGGCGCTTCCACGCGTTCTTCACCACCACTGATCTGGACACCGTCACCGCCGACAAGACCCACCGCGGCCACGCCATCATCGAACAGGTTCATGCCGACCTGAAGAACTCCGCCCTGGCTCACCTGCCCTCAGGGAAATTCACCGCCAACGCCGCCTGGCTGGTCATGGCCACCATGGCGTTCAACCTCACCCGCGCCGCCGCGACCCTTACCAGGGGACCGTTGGCCAAAGCCCGCACCGCTACCATCCGCCGAACGCTGATCAGCGTCCCAGCCCGTATCGCGTCCTCAGCCCGCCGGCTGACCCTGCACCTACCACGAGACTGGCCCTGGGAACATGCCTGGAACACCCTGTTCGGCAGCCTGTCTCACCAAAATCGGCCCATCATCGCCTAACCAGGTCCTCTCAACCCATCCCGCGACGCGAAAGACCAACAGGAACAACCCGACAGCGAGGCCGGGCGATCCCTGGTACGCACACCACTGCACACACCAGAATCAAGCCGCACAATCGAACTCATCACCACGCAATCAGCTGATCGGTGGATCGAGGCTTAGCGCTGCGGTCCGCTCTCACCACGGCGGTCTTCGTCGCCAGATCGTGCAGTCCGCGCAGATCGGAGTCGGTGAACAGAGCCGGGATCACCAGTGTGATGAGCAGACCGCGCACCAACGCCCGGCCCGAACCCACATGCTGCCGGTTGTCCACGGGCACCACCTTCAGGCCGAGCAGGAGCTGGCCCGGGGTGAAACCGAACAGCCGCACCGACACCACGCCGAGGACGAGCCACACGACGAGCACCGCCGTCGACAACGCCGCCAGGCTGACCCAACCGAACGTCATCGCCAGCGCGGCGAGGCCGTAGCTGACCAGCCAGTCGACGAGGAGCGCACCGATGCGGCGGCCGAATCGAGCGATGGACCCCGGGCCGCTCTCGGGGAAGCCGAGACGCTCGCCGGGATAGGTGGAGGCCCGCTGACCGGAGTCGTCGGATTGCGACGGTCCCGACAGCCAGGACCCAATGCTGCGGGCCATGCGGCAAGGATATGCGGCTGCCGATAGTGTCCTGTAACTGACGCCGACGTGATGCGTAACGTCCACGCAACATGCGGTTGACTGCCGTGCAACATCGTATCCATACCGTCACCGGCGGGCTACCAAGTCAAAGGAGAGCAATAAGTGGCAGAACAGACCGCCGACGACATCATCAAGCTGATCAAGGACGAGAACGTCGAGTACGTCGACATTCGGTTCTGCGATCTGCCCGGCGTCGTCCAACACTTCTCGATCCCGGCGTCTGCGTTCGACGAGAGCGTGTTCGAGGACGGCCTCGCCTTCGACGGTTCGTCGGTGCGCGGCTTCCAGTCCATCCACGAGTCGGACATGATGCTGCTGCCCGATCCGGCCACCGCGCGCATCGACCCGTTCCGCGCCGCCAAGACGCTGAACATGAACTTCTTCGTGCACGACCCGTTCACCCGTGAGGCGTACTCCCGCGACCCGCGTAACGTCGCCCGCAAGGCCGAGAACTACCTGGTCAGCACCGGCATCGCCGACACCTGCTACTTCGGCGCGGAGGCCGAGTTCTACATCTTCGATTCGGTGAGGTTCGATTCGAAGATCAACGGCACCTTCTACGAGGTGGACTCCGAGTCGGGTTGGTGGAACACCGGGGAGCCGTTCGAGGCGGACGGCACCCCCAACCGTGGCTACAAGGTCCGCCCCAAGGGCGGCTACTTCCCCGTCGCGCCCTACGACCACTACGTCGACCTGCGCGACGAGATGGCCACCAACCTGCAGAACTCGGGCTTCGTGCTCGAACGCGGACACCACGAGGTGGGCACTGCCGGTCAGGCCGAGATCAACTACAAGTTCGACACGCTGCTGCACGCGGCCGACGACGTGCTGCTGTTCAAATACATCATCAAGAACACGGCGTGGGCCAACGGCAAGACCGTCACGTTCATGCCGAAGCCACTGTTCGGTGACAACGGTTCCGGTATGCACGCTCACCAGTCGCTGTGGAAGGACGGCAAGCCGCTTTTCCACGACGAGTCGGGTTACGCCGGACTGTCGGACATGGCCCGCCACTACATCGGCGGCATCCTGCACCACGCGCCGTCGCTGCTGGCGTTCACCAACCCGACGGTGAACTCCTACAAGCGTCTGG
Protein-coding regions in this window:
- the glnA gene encoding type I glutamate--ammonia ligase encodes the protein MAEQTADDIIKLIKDENVEYVDIRFCDLPGVVQHFSIPASAFDESVFEDGLAFDGSSVRGFQSIHESDMMLLPDPATARIDPFRAAKTLNMNFFVHDPFTREAYSRDPRNVARKAENYLVSTGIADTCYFGAEAEFYIFDSVRFDSKINGTFYEVDSESGWWNTGEPFEADGTPNRGYKVRPKGGYFPVAPYDHYVDLRDEMATNLQNSGFVLERGHHEVGTAGQAEINYKFDTLLHAADDVLLFKYIIKNTAWANGKTVTFMPKPLFGDNGSGMHAHQSLWKDGKPLFHDESGYAGLSDMARHYIGGILHHAPSLLAFTNPTVNSYKRLVPGYEAPINLVYSQRNRSACVRIPITGNNPKAKRLEFRCPDSSGNPYLAFAAMLMAGIDGIKRKIEPLAPVDKDLYELPPEEAANIPQAPTSLAAVIDKLEEDHEYLTEGGVFTTDLIETWISYKRENEIMPIQIRPHPYEFSLYYDV
- a CDS encoding amidohydrolase, which gives rise to MCTACEWGPHFAAFGRRGSLTRRTVLRAAAVTAVVATASACATESTPLPQSTTADGADPDFVFHNGRVYTVTEAAPWAEAVAVTGDTITYVGDAAGAMALVGPDTQVVDLDGKLLMPGFVEGHIHPILGAFLSTGVDLQVPTAQDALDAIAAYASANPGGPVRGFGWRVDMFGPDGPTRAQLDRVLPDRPGFFFAIDGHSMWANSRALELAGVSRDSPDPIPGFSYYVRDEDGELTGYVLEVDAVLGLVNAIEPISAETMGRLLEQWLPKASEAGITSVFDAGVPPIGGDQSALIELYTDAARRGALPLRVVASYSVKSPPFDDAVARLTDIRNRVSTDLVDVGVVKIVGDGTQGGYTAWLLEPYADRPESIGGSPFTEQQWRQLVQQVDAAGLDIHVHACGERTARTALDSIEAAVKTNPPRDRRHTVAHLVYLEDPDARRFGELGVVAQFSANWLSADPDTVQNMAARYGKPRGDNLYRVQDVLRTGGPVSLGTDWPAAGYFSTYKPLDSIQIGVTRQLIGDPDAEVLAPADQRMTVEQAVHANTLGAAYQLRLDDKVGSVEVGKLADLIVLDRNIFEVDPRQISGATVTMTMMNGQIRHQA
- a CDS encoding DUF4191 domain-containing protein, whose protein sequence is MAKSRNPAEAKAAKAEAKAARKAASNQRRSQLWQAFQMQRKEDKRLLPYMIGAFVLIVGASVATGVYAGGFTMFMLIPLGIVLGALVAFIIFGRRAQKAVYRKAEGQTGAAAWALDNLRGKWRVTPGVAATGHFDAVHRVIGRPGVIFVGEGAANRVRPLLAQEKKRTARLVGDVPIYDVIIGNGEGEVPLAKLERHLNKLPANITVKQMDSLESRLAALGTKVGPAAMPKGPLPAQAKMRGVQRTVRRR
- the lipA gene encoding lipoyl synthase — encoded protein: MTIAPDGRKLLRLEVRNAETPIERKPPWIKTRAKMGPEYKELKNLVRREGLHTVCEEAGCPNIFECWEDREATFLIGGEQCTRRCDFCQIDTGKPAELDRDEPRRVAESVQAMGLRYSTVTGVARDDLPDGGAWLYAETVRQIKALNPNTGVELLIPDFNADPGQLDQVFESRPEVLAHNVETVPRIFKRIRPGFRYERSLSVLTMARDYGLVTKSNLILGMGETPEEVRAALGDLHEAGCDIVTITQYLRPSARHHPVERWVHPDEFVEHERYATELGFAGVLAGPLVRSSYRAGKLYAQTVASRPPVS
- a CDS encoding RDD family protein; its protein translation is MARSIGSWLSGPSQSDDSGQRASTYPGERLGFPESGPGSIARFGRRIGALLVDWLVSYGLAALAMTFGWVSLAALSTAVLVVWLVLGVVSVRLFGFTPGQLLLGLKVVPVDNRQHVGSGRALVRGLLITLVIPALFTDSDLRGLHDLATKTAVVRADRSAKPRSTDQLIAW